A window of Polyangia bacterium genomic DNA:
AACCCGCGCGACACGGATTCGGCGATGTTCGGCACGTAGAGCACGAACAAGCCGCCGAACAGACAGCCCGGCAGCGAGCCCATGCCGCCGAGGATGAGACCGACGAGGAAATAGATTGAAAGGAACAGGCTGAAGCTGTCCGGGGCGACGAACTGCACGGCAAGTGCGCCCAAGGCGCCGGCGACCCCGGTGTAAAGCGCGCTGACGCCAAAGGTCAGCGTCTTGTAGAGCGGCTCGTTGATACCCATTGCAGCGGCGGCGATCGGGTGGTCGCGGATCGCCATGATGGCGCGGCCGGTGCGGCTCTTCACCAGATTGGCGGCGCCGGCGAACATCACCAGCACGACCGCGAGGGTGAAATAATAGAGCCATTGATCAGTATCGATCGGCAGGAATCCTGGTGCATCCGGTTGATCGACGACGATGCCTTGCACGCCGCCGGTCCAACTTTCGAGACCATGAAATTTCAGCAGCTGCGGCAGCGCAACAGCCAGTGCAAAAGTGGCAAGCGCGAGGTAGAGGCCTTGCAGCCGCAACGCCGGCAACCCGAACAGGGTGCCAACCACGAAGCAGACGCCGCCGGCCGCCGGCACGGTCCAGTAATAGGCAACGCCGTATTGGTGCATCAGGATCGCGGTGACGTAGGCGCCGAGGCCGTAAAAAGCGCCGTGCCCCACCGAGAACTGGCCATTGAAGCCGGTCAGCAGGTTAAGGCCGAGAA
This region includes:
- a CDS encoding branched-chain amino acid ABC transporter permease encodes the protein MTTPQQDTALFAPAQARGARRAALLTTRHWVLACVLAVALVLPFIFQGFVVFQLTEVMIYGLAILGLNLLTGFNGQFSVGHGAFYGLGAYVTAILMHQYGVAYYWTVPAAGGVCFVVGTLFGLPALRLQGLYLALATFALAVALPQLLKFHGLESWTGGVQGIVVDQPDAPGFLPIDTDQWLYYFTLAVVLVMFAGAANLVKSRTGRAIMAIRDHPIAAAAMGINEPLYKTLTFGVSALYTGVAGALGALAVQFVAPDSFSLFLSIYFLVGLILGGMGSLPGCLFGGLFVLYVPNIAESVSRG